GATAAATGATAAGGACGTGCAGGTGCGGCCCTCACGCCACCCTACGCGCGGCGCATTATAATAATTGGTCCCAACGTGTCAAACCGCAGTCCACCTTACTTTTTCAATCATTTCAGGTGGTTGCACCGGCGTAGCCTCTTTTTTTGCCGGGCCGGCGCGTGCGGGGGCAACCGGCACGCTCAGAGCTCTGCAAGCACCTCGTCGACATGCCCGTTTACTTTCACCTTCGGCCAGATCTTGACCACCTTGCCGGCTTCGTCGACCAGGATGGTGGTTCGCTCGATCCCCTTCACTTTTTTGCCGTACATGTTCTTGTCTTTAATGAGGCCGAGCTTGTCGAGATAGGTCTGCTCGGGATCGGCCAGCAGCAGGTAGTTCAGATCGTGCTTTTCCTTGAACTTCACCTTGCTGCGCTCGTCGAGCTTGGAGAGCCCCACCACCTGG
This is a stretch of genomic DNA from Chrysiogenia bacterium. It encodes these proteins:
- a CDS encoding peroxiredoxin, whose amino-acid sequence is MLQEGKALPPFKLVGDDGNTYQKKDFTGKKLVIFVYPKDMTPGCTQEACDFRDNKARITKKGAQVVGLSKLDERSKVKFKEKHDLNYLLLADPEQTYLDKLGLIKDKNMYGKKVKGIERTTILVDEAGKVVKIWPKVKVNGHVDEVLAEL